From the genome of Cucumis melo subsp. melo chloroplast, complete genome:
TAACTTCCATACCAAGATTAGCACGGTTAATAATATCAGCCCAGGTATTAATTACACGACCTTGACTATCAACTACAGATTGGTTGAAATTGAAACCATTTAAGTTGAAAGCCATAGTGCTAATACCTAAAGCGGTGAACCAGATACCTACTACAGGCCAAGCAGCTAGGAAGAAATGTAAAGAACGAGAGTTGTTGAAACTAGCATATTGGAAGATCAATCGGCCAAAATAACCATGAGCAGCTACGATATTATAAGTTTCTTCCTCTTGACCGAATCTGTAACCTTCATTAGCAGATTCATTTTCTGTGGTTTCCCTGATCAAACTAGAAGTTACCAAGGAACCATGCATAGCACTGAATAGGGAGCCGCCGAATACACCAGCTACACCTAACATGTGGAATGGGTGCATAAGGATGTTGTGCTCAGCCTGGAATACAATCATGAAGTTGAAAGTACCAGAGATTCCTAGAGGCATACCGTCAGAAAAGCTTCCTTGACCAATTGGGTAGATCAAGAAAACAGCAGTAGCAGCTGCAACAGGAGCTGAATATGCAACAGCAATCCAAGGACGCATACCCAGACGGAAACTAAGTTCCCACTCTCGACCCATGTAACATGCTACACCAAGTAAGAAGTGTAGAACAATTAGCTCATAAGGACCACCGTTGTATAACCATTCATCAACGGAAGCAGCTTCCCAAATTGGGTAAAAGTGCAAACCGATAGCTGCAGAAGTAGGGATAATAGCACCAGAAATAATATTGTTTCCGTAAAGTAGAGATCCAGAAACAGGTTCACGAATACCATCAATATCTACTGGAGGAGCAGCAATGAAGGCAATAATAAATACAGAAGTTGCGGTCAATAAGGTAGGGATCATCAAA
Proteins encoded in this window:
- the psbA gene encoding phostosystem II protein D1, giving the protein MTAILERRESESLWGRFCNWITSTENRLYIGWFGVLMIPTLLTATSVFIIAFIAAPPVDIDGIREPVSGSLLYGNNIISGAIIPTSAAIGLHFYPIWEAASVDEWLYNGGPYELIVLHFLLGVACYMGREWELSFRLGMRPWIAVAYSAPVAAATAVFLIYPIGQGSFSDGMPLGISGTFNFMIVFQAEHNILMHPFHMLGVAGVFGGSLFSAMHGSLVTSSLIRETTENESANEGYRFGQEEETYNIVAAHGYFGRLIFQYASFNNSRSLHFFLAAWPVVGIWFTALGISTMAFNLNGFNFNQSVVDSQGRVINTWADIINRANLGMEVMHERNAHNFPLDLAAVEVPSING